A window of the Coprobacter fastidiosus genome harbors these coding sequences:
- a CDS encoding AI-2E family transporter, whose protein sequence is MSLKEQYFKYSIIILILGLGIVIFFELIPFLGGLLGACTIYTLIRNQMKHLVEKRKIKRSIAAFLLIMETVLCFLIPISLVVWFLIMKVQHINLDPQVVLAPVEQISVLIKQKIGYDILNTDNLKSVISWAPQVGQMLMGGITSLALNIFVLIFVLYFMLLGNDKMENYIMDILPFTEKNKLTILHDVNMVVKSNAIGIPLLAVIQGAVAMLGYYIFNVPDLLLWGILTCFATVIPIIGTALIWVPLVIYFAIIGDWWDAVGLLIYAALIITHVDNLIRFVIQKKMADIHPLITIFGVIIGLPLFGFMGVIFGPLLLSIFLLCADIFKREYLENNNSSSRTHIKRL, encoded by the coding sequence ATGAGTTTAAAAGAACAATATTTTAAGTATTCGATTATTATACTGATTCTGGGTTTGGGCATTGTTATTTTTTTCGAACTTATTCCTTTTTTAGGTGGTTTGTTAGGAGCATGCACTATATATACATTGATTAGAAATCAGATGAAACATCTTGTTGAAAAAAGAAAGATAAAACGTTCTATTGCCGCATTTCTTTTAATCATGGAAACCGTACTTTGTTTTTTGATCCCGATCTCTCTCGTTGTTTGGTTTTTGATAATGAAAGTGCAGCATATCAATCTCGATCCTCAGGTGGTACTTGCACCGGTAGAACAAATATCCGTATTAATAAAGCAAAAGATAGGTTATGATATTTTGAATACAGATAATTTAAAATCTGTAATATCATGGGCTCCTCAAGTTGGTCAGATGTTAATGGGAGGAATTACAAGTTTGGCACTGAATATTTTTGTTTTGATTTTTGTCCTTTATTTCATGTTATTGGGAAATGACAAAATGGAAAATTATATAATGGATATACTCCCTTTTACAGAAAAGAATAAATTGACAATTTTGCATGATGTAAATATGGTAGTAAAATCCAATGCCATAGGTATTCCTTTATTAGCTGTGATACAGGGAGCAGTAGCCATGTTGGGATATTATATATTCAATGTTCCCGACTTATTATTGTGGGGAATATTGACATGCTTTGCGACAGTGATTCCTATCATCGGTACGGCATTGATTTGGGTACCTTTAGTTATTTATTTTGCCATTATAGGAGATTGGTGGGATGCCGTAGGGTTATTGATTTATGCAGCACTTATTATTACACATGTCGATAATCTGATACGTTTTGTTATTCAGAAAAAAATGGCAGATATACATCCGTTGATAACAATATTCGGAGTTATTATAGGTCTTCCGTTATTTGGCTTTATGGGAGTTATTTTCGGTCCGCTATTGTTATCTATATTCCTCCTTTGTGCCGATATTTTTAAGCGTGAATATTTAGAGAATAACAATTCTTCTTCGAGAACACATATAAAGAGATTATAG
- a CDS encoding S-ribosylhomocysteine lyase, protein MKKIPSFTIDHIHLLRGIYVSRKDYIGNHTITTFDIRMKEPNREPALGYGALHTIEHLAATYLRNHNIWGEKIVFWGPMGCCTGNYFLVQGDLESKDIVELMRETFRFIRDFEGKIPGAAPQDCGNYLLHDLPMAKYEADKYLKEVLDIIEEKNLVYPSIKE, encoded by the coding sequence ATGAAAAAAATACCCAGCTTTACAATAGATCATATCCATTTATTACGCGGCATTTATGTTTCACGAAAAGACTATATAGGAAATCACACGATAACTACATTCGATATACGAATGAAAGAACCGAACCGTGAACCGGCACTCGGATATGGAGCTTTACACACAATCGAGCATCTGGCTGCAACTTATTTAAGAAACCACAATATATGGGGAGAGAAAATCGTATTTTGGGGACCCATGGGATGCTGTACTGGAAATTATTTTTTGGTACAAGGAGATTTAGAATCAAAAGATATTGTCGAACTTATGCGTGAAACATTCCGGTTTATACGAGACTTCGAAGGCAAAATTCCGGGAGCTGCACCTCAAGATTGTGGAAATTACTTGTTACACGATCTTCCGATGGCCAAATATGAAGCAGATAAATATTTGAAAGAGGTTCTGGATATTATAGAAGAAAAAAATCTTGTATATCCGAGTATTAAAGAATAA
- a CDS encoding 5'-methylthioadenosine/adenosylhomocysteine nucleosidase has protein sequence MTIGIIVAMLSELACIKDLLTDCREESNEGAIFYIGKRGNHTLILTQSGIGKVCSATRTLNMIYHYHPDCILNTGVAGGIDISTQVFDIVTGKEIVYHDVWCGEENEPGQIPEYPARFYSDPELLEKALSLQTSTRIYSGLICSGDQFITNRKELDKIKATFPNGLAVDMESASIAHVCYMNKIPFLSFRIISDTPGIEDHTTQYNRFWEEAPQKSFEIIKQLIDIL, from the coding sequence ATGACAATAGGAATTATAGTTGCCATGCTATCGGAATTAGCATGTATAAAAGATTTGCTTACCGACTGTCGGGAAGAATCGAACGAAGGAGCAATTTTTTATATAGGGAAACGTGGAAATCATACTCTCATTTTAACACAAAGCGGCATAGGCAAAGTCTGCTCTGCGACAAGAACTCTGAATATGATATATCATTATCATCCAGACTGTATATTGAATACAGGTGTTGCCGGGGGTATAGATATATCGACCCAAGTTTTTGACATCGTAACCGGAAAAGAAATCGTTTATCACGATGTATGGTGCGGAGAAGAAAACGAACCTGGACAAATTCCTGAATATCCCGCCCGTTTCTATTCCGATCCCGAACTGCTGGAAAAAGCCTTATCTCTACAAACGTCAACACGAATATACAGCGGTCTAATATGTAGTGGGGATCAATTTATTACCAACCGTAAAGAATTAGACAAAATAAAAGCTACTTTTCCAAACGGTCTTGCTGTAGATATGGAATCAGCTTCTATTGCACATGTTTGTTACATGAATAAAATACCGTTCTTGAGTTTCCGCATTATCAGCGATACTCCCGGAATAGAAGACCATACGACTCAATACAATCGCTTTTGGGAAGAAGCTCCTCAAAAATCATTCGAAATAATAAAACAATTAATCGATATATTATAA
- a CDS encoding indolepyruvate oxidoreductase subunit beta: MKTDIILSGVGGQGILSIAAVIGEAAIHNGLYMKQAEVHGMSQRGGDVQSNLRISDKPIASDLIPLGKADLIISLEPMEALRYLPYLAKDGWIVTNSTPFINIPNYPEPEDVIKEINKMPHKIILDVDTIAKESGSPRTANIVMLGAASPFLGIPYEQIETGIRDIFGRKGEHIVEMNLKALEAGRKVADQLK; the protein is encoded by the coding sequence ATGAAAACAGATATAATTCTTTCGGGTGTAGGCGGTCAAGGTATTCTATCTATCGCTGCAGTAATCGGTGAAGCCGCTATACATAACGGACTATATATGAAACAAGCTGAAGTTCACGGCATGAGTCAACGAGGAGGCGACGTACAATCTAATTTACGTATTTCGGATAAACCCATAGCATCAGACCTCATTCCTTTAGGGAAAGCAGATCTCATCATTTCTCTCGAACCGATGGAGGCTTTACGTTATCTTCCGTATCTTGCCAAAGACGGTTGGATTGTAACTAATTCAACACCGTTCATCAATATCCCGAACTATCCAGAACCGGAAGATGTCATAAAAGAAATTAATAAAATGCCCCATAAAATCATTTTAGATGTAGATACGATAGCAAAAGAAAGCGGTTCGCCCAGAACAGCCAATATAGTCATGTTAGGTGCAGCTTCTCCATTTTTAGGTATCCCCTACGAACAAATAGAAACCGGAATACGGGACATATTCGGACGTAAGGGAGAGCATATAGTAGAAATGAATCTTAAGGCATTGGAGGCCGGTAGAAAAGTTGCGGATCAGCTGAAATAA
- a CDS encoding thiamine pyrophosphate-dependent enzyme: protein MNKHLFLGDEAIAQGALDAGLSGVYAYPGTPSTEITEYIQISPEAKNNTIHTRWCTNEKTAMEAALGMSYIGKRALVCMKHVGMNVAADAFINAGMTGVNGGLIVVAADDPSMHSSQNEQDSRFYGNFAFVPMFEPSNQQEAYDMMAAGFGLSEKFKIPVLLRITTRLAHSRAGVTTTLKIKDQNEISFPDNTGQFILLPANSRRRFRTLLNEQKDFTEASENSSFNRYIDGPNKKMGIIACGIAYNYLMENYPEGCDYPVVKLSQYPLPLKMLQKLFDTCDEILVLEDGYAFVEEKIKGIIPSKIIKGKLDGTLNRDGELNPDRVAKALGLKSGAEFEIPNIVAMRPPALCQGCGHRDMYEALNNVAKTYKNARIFSDIGCYTLGALPPFRAIHSCVDMGASITMAKGAADGGLFPAIAVIGDSTFTHSGITGLLDCVNENANVTIVISDNETTAMTGGQDSAGTGKIEAICKGIGVAPEHIRVLIPLKKNMEEMERTIREEIEYKGVSVLIPRRECIQTLSRKKRQK from the coding sequence ATGAACAAACATCTATTTTTAGGAGACGAAGCTATTGCCCAAGGCGCACTCGATGCAGGTCTTTCGGGAGTTTATGCATATCCCGGTACTCCTTCTACCGAAATAACCGAATATATACAAATTTCTCCTGAAGCAAAAAACAATACGATACATACCCGCTGGTGTACGAATGAAAAAACCGCTATGGAAGCAGCTTTGGGTATGTCTTATATAGGTAAACGGGCGCTAGTTTGTATGAAACATGTCGGAATGAACGTTGCCGCCGATGCGTTTATCAATGCCGGAATGACCGGAGTCAATGGTGGACTCATTGTCGTAGCGGCAGATGATCCGTCCATGCATTCATCTCAAAATGAACAAGATTCTCGTTTTTATGGAAACTTTGCATTTGTTCCGATGTTCGAGCCTTCCAACCAACAAGAAGCATACGACATGATGGCAGCAGGGTTCGGTCTATCCGAAAAATTCAAAATTCCGGTGTTATTGAGAATTACCACCCGACTGGCACATTCTCGTGCAGGTGTAACGACAACATTGAAAATAAAGGATCAAAACGAGATTTCGTTTCCTGATAATACCGGACAATTTATCTTATTACCTGCAAACTCCAGACGTCGTTTCAGAACGTTGTTAAACGAACAAAAAGACTTTACAGAAGCGTCTGAAAACTCATCTTTCAACCGTTATATCGATGGTCCGAACAAAAAAATGGGAATCATCGCCTGCGGTATAGCCTATAATTATTTAATGGAGAATTACCCTGAGGGATGCGATTATCCGGTTGTCAAACTATCTCAATATCCGTTACCGTTGAAAATGTTACAAAAATTATTCGACACATGTGATGAGATATTGGTTTTGGAAGATGGGTATGCATTCGTTGAGGAAAAAATAAAAGGTATTATTCCGTCTAAAATAATAAAGGGGAAACTTGACGGAACACTGAATCGTGACGGAGAATTAAATCCCGATCGTGTAGCAAAAGCTTTAGGACTGAAATCAGGTGCAGAGTTTGAAATACCGAATATTGTAGCCATGCGTCCACCAGCTCTTTGTCAAGGATGTGGACACCGTGACATGTATGAAGCGCTCAATAATGTAGCCAAAACATATAAAAATGCCCGGATATTCAGCGATATAGGATGTTATACATTAGGAGCGTTACCGCCTTTCAGAGCTATACATTCATGTGTAGATATGGGAGCATCCATCACTATGGCTAAAGGTGCCGCTGACGGAGGATTATTTCCGGCTATTGCCGTAATCGGGGACTCGACATTCACGCATTCGGGAATTACCGGATTACTTGACTGCGTCAATGAAAATGCAAACGTCACGATCGTCATATCCGATAATGAAACTACTGCCATGACCGGAGGACAAGATTCTGCCGGAACAGGGAAAATAGAGGCTATATGCAAAGGTATAGGAGTTGCTCCGGAACACATTCGCGTACTGATTCCTCTAAAAAAGAATATGGAAGAAATGGAACGGACTATACGGGAAGAAATAGAATATAAGGGTGTTTCGGTATTAATTCCTCGTCGAGAATGTATCCAGACTTTAAGTAGAAAAAAACGTCAAAAATAA
- a CDS encoding sulfatase: protein MKFKSLACTGISFFSLLQPIVSLSATKQPNILFFMVDDMGWQDTSVPFADEKTLFNNLYETPNMERLARMGVKFTNAYAASVSSPSRCSLMTGANVLQHKVSNWTLHYDTPTDGNNEYFDFEWNWNGICPSNAVVQNYSHMFYAKMLPQILKENGYQTYIVGKAHFASRTTTAADPLTCGFDVNIGGHAAGAMGSYSGCRGYGADREDAEIWQVPMPNIDYYCKENIFLTEALTMEAKKLVNRALESDRPFFMYLSHYAVHTPFEKDMRFYDKYIKKGMCDREAQYASLIEGMDKSLGDMMDLFEEKGIAESTIIIFMSDNGGYSSSYREPNRNAPLRSGKGSLYEGGIREPMLIFWPGVTQPNSVNRSNVIIEDFFPTLLEMAQIENYSVPQRVDGVSMVKLLRSGAVEKNRALYFHYPNDWGERTGDAGRPSSAIIKGDWKLLFDYETRCTELYNLANDISEKHDLSENPLYDKIKENLSKDLSNRLRETKANMPVYKVSGIPCGYPDE, encoded by the coding sequence ATGAAATTTAAAAGTTTAGCCTGTACCGGGATTTCTTTCTTTTCGTTATTGCAACCTATTGTGTCGTTGTCAGCAACTAAACAACCTAATATTCTTTTTTTTATGGTAGATGATATGGGATGGCAAGATACATCGGTGCCTTTTGCTGATGAAAAAACTCTTTTTAATAATTTATATGAAACTCCTAATATGGAGCGACTTGCAAGAATGGGTGTGAAGTTTACGAATGCTTATGCGGCATCGGTTAGCTCGCCTTCAAGATGCAGCCTTATGACGGGGGCGAATGTTTTGCAGCATAAAGTTTCGAACTGGACATTGCATTATGATACTCCTACCGATGGAAATAATGAATATTTTGATTTTGAGTGGAATTGGAATGGAATATGTCCGTCAAACGCTGTCGTTCAAAATTATTCCCACATGTTTTATGCTAAAATGTTACCCCAGATTCTGAAAGAAAACGGTTACCAGACTTATATTGTAGGTAAAGCCCATTTTGCTTCTCGAACAACCACGGCTGCTGATCCGTTGACTTGTGGTTTTGATGTCAATATAGGGGGACATGCAGCTGGAGCGATGGGGAGTTATTCAGGATGTCGGGGATATGGAGCTGATCGAGAAGATGCGGAGATATGGCAAGTACCGATGCCTAACATAGATTATTATTGTAAAGAAAACATATTTCTTACCGAAGCATTGACTATGGAGGCAAAAAAATTAGTAAATCGGGCATTAGAATCGGACCGCCCGTTTTTTATGTATTTATCTCATTATGCCGTTCATACTCCGTTCGAGAAAGATATGCGTTTTTATGATAAGTATATAAAAAAGGGGATGTGCGATCGTGAAGCACAATATGCCTCTTTGATAGAAGGAATGGATAAAAGTTTAGGAGATATGATGGATTTATTTGAGGAAAAAGGGATTGCCGAAAGTACCATTATTATTTTCATGTCTGATAATGGAGGGTATTCTTCATCGTACCGTGAGCCGAACAGAAATGCTCCTTTACGGTCGGGAAAAGGTAGCCTTTATGAAGGAGGAATTCGAGAGCCGATGTTAATTTTTTGGCCGGGAGTAACTCAACCGAATAGTGTTAATCGCTCTAATGTGATTATCGAAGATTTTTTTCCAACGTTACTTGAGATGGCACAGATAGAAAATTATTCTGTTCCTCAGCGGGTTGATGGAGTCAGCATGGTAAAACTGTTGAGATCAGGAGCGGTAGAAAAAAACAGGGCACTTTATTTTCATTATCCGAACGATTGGGGAGAACGGACTGGAGATGCCGGACGTCCGTCAAGTGCTATTATAAAGGGAGATTGGAAGTTATTATTTGATTATGAAACACGATGCACAGAATTATATAATTTAGCGAATGATATCAGTGAAAAACATGATTTGAGTGAAAATCCTCTTTATGATAAAATAAAAGAGAACCTTTCTAAAGATCTAAGCAATCGTTTACGTGAAACAAAAGCCAATATGCCTGTTTACAAAGTTTCTGGTATACCGTGCGGTTATCCTGATGAATAG
- the mltG gene encoding endolytic transglycosylase MltG has product MATKISRRKKKKTCGSKKNILYIITAVAAIFLISIGVIFKRYVLDKVTDTSFFIYIDENSSLDSVTEDLQKYLEKSDVNKIRRLSKLNGYTPWNKPGAYRIDPEMNAIRIYRKLSTGSQTPIRFTFNNIRTKDDLAETIDKQLKMDKQEVLELLNDSAFCTDMGFDTYTIPALFLPDSYEVYWTIAPRKLMEKMRQEYDKFWTDDRRMLVTQIGISPIEVSTLASIVEEETKVPDEMNMVAGLYLNRLKKGMPLQADPTVKYAVGDFSIRRILHEHLTVNSPYNTYKNTGLPPGPIRIPSKAAIKAVLNYRHHPFIYMCAKEDFSGRHNFATTYAEHQNNAIKYHKALNKRNILK; this is encoded by the coding sequence ATGGCAACAAAGATATCAAGACGGAAGAAAAAAAAAACATGCGGATCTAAAAAAAATATTCTGTACATCATTACAGCCGTAGCTGCAATATTTCTTATCAGTATCGGTGTTATATTCAAACGGTATGTATTAGATAAAGTCACAGATACTTCATTTTTTATATACATCGATGAAAACAGTTCTCTCGATAGTGTTACCGAAGACCTTCAAAAATATTTAGAAAAAAGTGATGTCAACAAAATAAGACGACTCTCTAAATTAAACGGATATACTCCATGGAATAAACCCGGAGCATACCGAATAGATCCGGAAATGAACGCAATCCGTATTTATCGTAAACTCTCTACCGGAAGCCAAACCCCGATAAGATTTACTTTTAACAATATTCGTACGAAAGATGATCTTGCCGAGACTATCGATAAACAACTAAAAATGGATAAACAGGAAGTCCTCGAATTATTAAACGATTCGGCTTTTTGTACAGACATGGGGTTCGACACATATACAATACCGGCACTTTTTCTTCCCGATTCCTATGAAGTTTACTGGACCATTGCACCTCGCAAACTAATGGAAAAAATGCGTCAAGAATATGACAAGTTCTGGACTGACGACCGTAGAATGCTTGTAACACAAATCGGCATCTCCCCGATCGAAGTATCGACTTTAGCTTCAATCGTAGAAGAAGAAACTAAAGTTCCGGACGAAATGAATATGGTAGCCGGACTATATTTAAACCGCTTAAAAAAAGGGATGCCTCTGCAAGCCGATCCCACTGTAAAATATGCAGTAGGAGATTTTTCGATACGGCGTATTCTCCATGAACACCTAACAGTCAACTCACCATATAACACATACAAAAATACCGGATTACCTCCCGGTCCTATACGCATTCCTTCAAAAGCCGCAATAAAAGCAGTTCTGAATTATCGTCACCATCCGTTTATATATATGTGCGCCAAGGAAGATTTTTCAGGACGGCACAATTTTGCGACAACATACGCAGAGCACCAAAATAATGCGATAAAATATCATAAAGCCCTAAACAAACGTAATATATTAAAATAA
- a CDS encoding MBL fold metallo-hydrolase: MKILKKSKIAMVILVVLAVIIVLFALVCLFLNQPSFGRLPRGERLVRIERSPNFKDGEFKNECVTPMLTNDENRIKSFINFLFKKDPGLRPDAALQVVKSDIRHIKRDSDFLIWFGHSSYFMQLEGKRILVDPVFYVASPVSFINKPFKGTDVYYPEDMPDIDYLIITHDHWDHLDYKTIVELRPRIGKVICALGVGEHFEYWKFDKKKIVELDWNENESLDPGLTVHCLPARHFSGRGLTPNRTLWASFLLETPSQKIYIGGDGGYDSRFEVIGERFPDIDLAILENGQYSDDWKYIHLMPQYMSRAAKDLKAKKILTVHHSKYALSKHRWDEPLQNARNMQADSLDVLIPRIGEVVNWHE, translated from the coding sequence ATGAAAATCTTGAAAAAAAGTAAGATTGCTATGGTGATATTGGTAGTATTGGCGGTTATTATAGTATTGTTTGCTCTTGTTTGTTTGTTCCTTAATCAACCGAGCTTTGGAAGATTACCGCGAGGGGAACGATTGGTTAGGATTGAACGTTCTCCTAATTTTAAGGACGGAGAGTTTAAAAATGAATGTGTAACTCCGATGTTGACGAATGATGAAAATCGGATTAAGAGTTTTATAAATTTTCTTTTTAAGAAAGATCCGGGACTAAGACCGGATGCGGCATTGCAGGTCGTCAAATCAGATATTCGGCATATAAAGAGAGATTCGGATTTTTTGATTTGGTTTGGACATTCTTCCTATTTCATGCAGTTAGAAGGAAAACGAATACTTGTCGATCCGGTTTTCTATGTCGCGTCTCCTGTTTCGTTTATCAATAAACCTTTTAAAGGAACTGATGTCTATTATCCTGAAGATATGCCGGATATCGATTATTTAATTATAACACATGATCATTGGGATCATTTAGACTATAAAACGATTGTTGAATTGAGGCCTCGCATTGGGAAAGTCATTTGTGCTTTAGGTGTCGGAGAACATTTTGAATATTGGAAATTTGATAAAAAGAAGATCGTAGAGCTCGATTGGAATGAGAATGAATCTCTCGATCCCGGGTTGACAGTCCATTGTTTGCCTGCCCGCCATTTTTCGGGGCGGGGACTTACTCCGAATCGAACGTTATGGGCTTCATTTTTATTGGAAACTCCTTCTCAAAAAATTTATATAGGAGGAGACGGTGGATATGATTCGCGTTTTGAAGTTATAGGTGAACGTTTCCCGGATATAGATCTTGCGATTTTGGAAAATGGGCAATATAGTGATGATTGGAAATATATTCATTTAATGCCGCAATATATGTCTCGTGCGGCAAAAGATTTAAAAGCAAAGAAAATATTGACTGTGCATCATTCTAAATATGCGTTATCGAAGCATCGTTGGGACGAGCCGTTACAAAATGCTCGAAATATGCAAGCAGATTCATTGGATGTTTTGATACCTCGTATCGGAGAAGTTGTGAATTGGCATGAGTGA
- a CDS encoding glycosyltransferase, giving the protein MNKTIDYQFTIVIPVYNEEENIYLLEEKLSDFLPHSMCSSCVLFVNDGSTDNSLGRIKDVCARHKDFFYISLRKNGGLSNAMKAGIDVTESSYIGYMDADLQTVPEDFNLLLSYISDYELVMGIRTNRKDSILKKMQSKIANGFRRMITHDGVKDTGCPLKVMRADYAKRIPFFTGMHRFLPALILLQKGKIKQIPVHHFPRVAGSSKYHLWNRLISPFIDCFAFYWMRKRFIDYHIVDYNLYE; this is encoded by the coding sequence ATGAATAAGACTATAGATTACCAATTTACAATCGTAATACCTGTTTATAATGAAGAAGAAAATATTTATTTGTTAGAGGAAAAATTGAGTGATTTTTTGCCTCATTCAATGTGTTCGTCATGTGTATTATTTGTTAATGATGGCTCTACAGATAATAGTTTAGGACGAATAAAGGATGTTTGTGCGCGTCATAAAGATTTTTTTTATATTTCTTTAAGAAAAAACGGTGGGCTTAGTAATGCCATGAAAGCAGGTATCGATGTAACAGAATCTTCGTATATTGGATATATGGATGCTGATTTGCAGACTGTTCCTGAGGATTTTAATCTGCTATTATCATATATATCCGATTATGAACTTGTTATGGGAATCCGTACTAATAGAAAAGATTCGATTTTAAAAAAAATGCAGTCGAAAATTGCTAATGGTTTTCGTCGCATGATTACTCATGATGGAGTAAAGGATACTGGATGCCCATTGAAAGTAATGCGTGCGGATTACGCTAAACGCATTCCGTTTTTTACTGGAATGCATCGTTTTTTACCGGCTTTGATTCTTTTGCAAAAAGGAAAAATAAAACAAATACCAGTACATCATTTTCCCCGTGTAGCGGGAAGTTCTAAATATCATTTATGGAATAGATTGATATCTCCTTTTATTGATTGTTTTGCATTTTATTGGATGAGGAAAAGATTTATTGATTATCATATTGTAGATTATAATTTATATGAGTAA
- a CDS encoding lipid-A-disaccharide synthase N-terminal domain-containing protein, with translation MSNLFVLSIGFLAQLFFSARILVQWFLSEKAGKVLSPSIFWIFSLMGAYLLCIYGWLRNDFAIILGQFMSYYVYLWNLKGKGIWKNIAPILKWVLVLTPFIAVCFVLCHAKTFIQDFFQNDTIPLAIIILGSIGQILFTLRFVYQLCYSYKKGMSVLPGGFWLISLFGSLLIIIYGIMRLDIVLIIGQTFGSIAYMRNLWIGHNNMVMNDEKL, from the coding sequence ATGAGTAATCTATTTGTTTTATCTATAGGTTTTTTGGCACAGTTGTTTTTTTCCGCACGAATACTCGTTCAGTGGTTTCTTTCAGAAAAGGCGGGAAAAGTTTTGTCTCCATCTATCTTTTGGATATTCAGTTTAATGGGGGCTTATTTGTTATGTATTTATGGATGGTTACGAAATGATTTTGCAATAATATTAGGACAATTTATGTCTTATTATGTGTATTTGTGGAATTTAAAAGGAAAAGGAATATGGAAAAATATCGCACCGATATTGAAATGGGTTCTTGTGCTGACTCCGTTTATTGCAGTCTGCTTTGTATTGTGTCATGCAAAAACATTTATTCAAGATTTCTTTCAAAATGATACTATTCCGTTAGCAATCATTATTCTGGGATCTATTGGACAGATATTGTTTACGTTGCGTTTTGTTTATCAATTATGCTATTCTTATAAAAAGGGTATGTCGGTTCTTCCAGGAGGTTTTTGGCTTATTAGTTTATTCGGGTCTCTCCTTATTATTATATATGGTATTATGCGTTTGGATATTGTATTGATAATCGGGCAGACTTTTGGATCTATAGCTTATATGAGGAATCTATGGATAGGACATAATAATATGGTAATGAATGATGAAAAGTTATAG